Below is a genomic region from Equus quagga isolate Etosha38 chromosome 17, UCLA_HA_Equagga_1.0, whole genome shotgun sequence.
TCTATCCTACTCTAGAACACATTTGCAATACAGTACACATACACTTACCACATAGTTATTTCAGTAGGTATTTAATTACAGGAAATGATAATATTGTCCCAAAATGCATCAGAATATAGAAATCCTTGTGCTGCAAGAAATCCTGGTCTCTGGCTGCCTCCTTCTTTGTAATGCATTCTTGCATCACCTGGCATCTGCAACTGCAAAAACCATACTAGCTGGACTGAAGTCTTCCTAATTATCAAAGGGTTTTCTTTCAGTCTTGTTACTTTGGAGTGAATGGGGCACGTGCCTTTCTGAGAAGCCTCCTACTGAAGAGTTCTGACCCTACACTAACCAGTGGATGAAAGCATACAAGGCAGAGGGACAACACGACCAAAGCGGAACACAAGTTATTAAGAGGAAATAAGGTCGGTTCTCCAGAAACCCAAGATCTAGCAGGGGAGATGAGACTAACCACTTAGAACAACCGTGGAAAAATTTAAGACAAGTGGAATTAAGTGACTAATTGTGTGGTTCTAACAAAGGGAATGTGGGTTTCAGAGACCAAGAAAGAGATAGCAGCTAGAATAACCAGAGAAACCTGCCTATAAACACACTGGGAATGAATCTTTAAAGAGGGTGAACTAACTCAGGGTAAAGATTCAAATGAAGCGTGTTTAGACCACCCTAGCCTCATTCCCTCCTGAACCAATAGTCATCCTTCCTGATGAGATTCTGAGCAGACAATGCAGCTCGGTTTCAGCCCCTGAGATGAGACTTGACATCATGTTTAAGATGGACGCAGTATAAAGAGAACTTCGCCAGGAGTCCTCGGATCTGAGTTTCAGTCCTTGCACCACCACTTACTAACTGGGACAGCAGGACACTGAGGGCCTCTGGCAAAGAGGAACCAAGTGTATTCCCTATAGAAATGGCAAATGAGCTTTGAGACTAAAGAGACTTGGGAGTTCCCATGAAATCCCACAAGAGTTGTTTTTATCCTCTCAGATGTGTACAGAAGATGAGATAATGAGGCCCTGCTAGAGCGTGTTCTCCCTGACAAGATGGATTTTCCTGGGGTATCTGGGGACTGTCCCAGGAGCTGATTCATGATTCAGGGAGAACCTTTGTGTTCACTGCATCCCTCCCACGGAAACATCaccaaatcattttaaatatccCATTGGTTTGCCTACTAAGAAGAAAGCTCAAATCTGTCAGCTACATTCATCTATTTGAGCAATCTTCGCTGCCTTCTGCAAAATGCCTCGATGACCTTAGATTAGTTTGATTCCAAATCTAAGATGAATCCAACCGGATTATTGCGCAGGTAATTAAGATGTAATTGTGATCTTGGTCATGTTGAAAGGATACTCACGCTGAAGTAATGTTCACATGATCTAGGGTAGGTGAAATTGGCAGAGAATCATGCCATTGTCATTGAAACTTGTCATTCAATGGACCATGTCCAGAATGGGATTTGAGCTCTTGTATGAAATACACAAGTAAGACTGGGTCAtttgggtgaggggagggggatATACAGCTGTAATCTCCTCTGGTTTATGTGTCACTaggtaaattttctaaaatgcaaacagTTTCATGGGGCAGGAGTGAGGACCAGACTGCAGAGCTTAGACCAAAAACTTCACTGTAAATTACTGTACTTCTGGTAGTGATGCTGGAGGTGAGATTAACCACACATACTAGAGCCTTGGCTTTGGAATAAGACAGAGATAAATACGAATTTGGACTTTTTCATTgactagttatgtgaccttggccaaCTTACTTAACTATTCATAGCCCAAAGTTCCTCCAGGACAAAATAATACTTCATTATAGAGTCATTGTGAGAATTATTTGAGATAATGCATGTAGAATGCTTAACATCCTGATTGACACAGagcacatgctcaataaatggctaCGAGTATCAGGAAAAGCAGCACAACATAGTGGCTCGACACCCCAATTCTCGGGTAAAGGAGACCAAGGCTAAGATCTAAATATCTTCTCAGTCTAGCTATGAAACCTTAGGCAGAATATGTAATGTTTcaaagccttggtttcctctactgtaaaataaagataaatattccTCTCTTGTAATGTTGTTGTCATGTTGAAATGAAATAAAGGCTTTGCAGTGCTTAGCATGTTGCCTGACTCAGGCCAAGAGTCAGTAAATGTTGagaataatattttgaaacagcAATCCCAATAATGTGAGGAGAGTTAACTGTGTTGAGCTCCTTCATTCTCCCCAGTAGACTCAAACTTCGGAAGCAAGAGATTGAAGTTTGAGAGAAGGTACCAAGTTAAAGTAAGCACAAGATTTAGGGGTCATTTCTTCTCTGAAGGATGCCCCCTGGTaagattgtttctctttctctactcCCTCCAGAAATCTCATATTTTTCTACATTACATGTTACAGTCAAAACATATTACAAGTATTAATATCAACCCATGAGTGTCCCTAGACCCTCTTAAAATGTCTAGTGCCCATAAACCTTTGCTTTCCCTCTTGTAAACTGTTCTGGGGTTCAGGGAGTCCATTGCTGCCCTCTACTCTGGGCCCAAAACAAGCTACTGGATCTGAAAATCCTTATTAAATAAGATCATATAAAACTGATTGTCACCAGCCTGCTTTTGATTTTTCCCTCTGGGAAATATTCTGGAAATTGCTTTCATGGAATATAAGGCACTCTATCACATTAGACAAAGATTTATTCAGGGTTTCCAAAAATCTTTATTATGTTCCCATTTTGTTATTGAGAAAATCAAGATCCTCATTCACTAAGCAATTTTCCCAAGAGTATACCAAAAGAGGGATATGGCCCAACTAAGTGTGTCTTAACCCAAAAAGTAGGAAGAAGAAGAACAGACATGGATGACCAAAAAACTCTAAAATCAGACTTAATCCTCTTCTCCCATGGAAATTGAGTATTTGCCTAAGAGTCTAAGAAGGCTGTGATTTTAAAAGTTGAGCCTTGGATCTGCAGAAAGGGTAATTCTCTTCCCCTGTGAAGGACAGCACGATGTGTTGAGAAGAGAACAGAATTTGGAGTTAGAAAGTTCCCGATTCAAATATTGATTCTGATTCTTCCCAGGTATGTGGCAAGTTGGGCAACTTGCTTAATCTCTGTGAACCTCACTTTGCTCACCCATAAAATAATCATGGCTGTACCCAACGTGCATGGCTGATGGAAGGATTAGAGCTAATGTATGAGGTGAGCCAGGCATGCATGTGGCACAAATCCAGTGTGGCTGCATCTGTACCGTTATGACCTGCCACCTAATTGCTGGTTATGTGCATTAAACAATTTTGTCCACAAATCAGAGGGAACCCCAGGACCTTACTATGAGTCAGACAGAAAAGGACTAAGACAATTTCAGAACTAGATGTTGAGAAAGATATTGAAATTAGCCAAGTGTTCTCATGACTTGAAAGTAGAAAGGACCTGATTATCCAAAGAACTGCAGGGAGATTTCTTTGATTCCATCAATCATAAAGATGCTTTAGAATGTAGGGTGGCAGCAAAACAAATTCATAACAAAGAACACAGAATTTGCCATCCGATCATTAGCGTTTGAAACCTCAATCTCCACTTCCTAAACTGGGTGACCCTAGACAAACTCATCTTCCAGACATCCAAATTCCTCACTggtaaaaaataagaatacttacttgCAGGGCTGTTttcaggattaaataagataatatatccAAAGCCTCAAAGTCTGTAGTGGAATGGATAAGTACAATATGCTGTGAATGTTCCAAACAAGACCATAATGAAATCAGAAATAACAAAGTAGATTTACCTACAAAACATGGACAAATCATAAAAACATAGGATgtgtggaaaaagagagaaacaaaatgggaTTTACAGAacaagataatgtatgtaaattttacaatACCAAAATcactatatttttcaaagatatacatttctaaataaatataaaaggaataaacatGGAAGGATATATACTTCGCACACGCTAGAGTGGACACCTATGAGGAGCTGGGCGAGGAGCTGGGCAAggtgtggggatggagagagaaggagggaaagtaatgaaacaaaatggaaaagggCCTTGAACTGATCCATAAGGGTACTTTATCAAGAACTGAGGAGTATGGTTAACTCAATTTTGGACTCAAGGTCCCCTAATATTATGTTTAAGTACTATAATCACTTGAAATAGTGCCTGCATGTTTTATATGCTCAGTAATGAGTAACTAATGAGTATGCATGTTTCTAATCACACAGATACTAGGAAAATCCTTTCAAAACCCATTTACCTGGACATACAAATCACAGATTGTGAGAGGCAAAAGAACTTTAATGGTCGTATAATGTAGCCCCACCATTTTTCAGAACAGAAAGTAAAGCCCAAGGAGGAGAAGTGAACTTTTGAAGGTTAATCAGCTAGTTAGTATCTGTCCCAGAGATGGTAACCATGGAGCTGACCATATCATGAGGGCCTTCCAAAGAAGCTAACTCATCCCCACTGTGCTgctggagtggggtggagggaacAGTGCTAAGAGGCCACGTTTTATATATGTCACTGTCTCCCTCCCACTAGTGACCCCACATTAGAGCTGGAGGAGACCTCTGACCCAAGAGTAAAGTGGTAAAGATTAAAGTGAAGAGAAAGACTTTTGGATATCTCTTTTTTAATtgctgagatataattgacatataaaattgtgtaagtttaagatgtacaacttgTTGTTTTGATGCATTTCtgtattacaaaatgattaccacaatagcaTTAGTCAGCACCTCATTCATGGCCCATAATATCAtgtctttttgtggtgagaacaagTAAGAACTAGTCTTTTAGCAAATTTGAAGTTTATGCtacagtattattgactgtaATTACTATATTGTGCCGTAGAAATCAAGAACTTGTATCTACTAGTTACAAGTTTGTACCCATAAACAACCTCTTTTAATACCATCTTACTAGGTAATTGTTTGACCACACATTGGATAATTAGAATTATATATAATTGcaattatataattatacaataagaaaaaatatattaataggtAATATAAGAGAATAGTCAACATAAAGAACAGCTTCATCATCTTCCACTTCTGAAAGGTTTTCGTGAGAAGAGGGGATTAAAATGCTTGtgtctggaagaggcaaaactaaagccaatgagggaaaataaagagagagagaatccagaTGCAAAAAGAGAATTAACAGGTAGAACTGTGCACCGATGGAGGCTCACACAGCTGGATACCATGGAGAGTATGCAGTTGAGGAGACTTCAGCATCCGATGGGGATTAGAACAGATGCTGACTAGATGCTTTCCAAATCTGAGGGTCTGTGTGTCTCTTATCATCacagaaatttccaaatataaaccAGAATTAATTTGAATTAGGAACACCAGCTCATGGCTCAGCTCCACAAAATGCAAGATAAGACCATAGACGCCCAAGGAGAATCAGCCAGGTACAGGATTTCTCAAAAACAAGCTCTATAAATTGACCcagaaaaataaacccaactTCTACCATAGCGAGAAAGAATCTATCCTTCAATTccggaaattttttattttactctgatCCTCGGCTCAATAGTCCACATTGAATCCATGGCCAAGAATAATCTCACCACAGTAACTGAGTTCATTCTCATGGGCTTTACTGATTACTCCAAGTTGGAGATTCCCCTGTTCGTGATGTTTCTGAGTTTCTACGTGGTCACCCTTCTGGGAAATGTGGGGATGATCATTCTGATTCAAGTGGATGTCCAACTCCACACCCCAATGTACTTCTTCCTGAGCCACCTCTCCCTGCTAGATGCCTGCTACACCTCGGTCATCACCCCTCAGATCCTGGCCACATTGCCCACAGGCAAGATTGTCATCTCTTATAGTCAGTGCGCTGCCCAGTTCTTTTTCTTCACCATTTGTGCAGGTACTGAGTGTTTCCTTCTGGcagtgatggcctatgaccgctatgtcgCTATTAGCAACCCACTGCTCTACACTGTGGTCATGAACCCCAGAATCTGCTGGAGTTTGGTGCTGGGAGCCTATGTCTGTGGGATGTTGGGGGCCATCTTGCGTACCACATGCACCTTCACCCTCCCCTTCTGTGACAACAATAAGATCAACTTCTTTTTCTGCGACGTCCCACCTCTGTTGAAACTCGCCTGCAGTGACACAACAAACAGTGAGATTGTCATTGTCTTCTTTGGAAACTTTGTGATTTTGGCCAATGCCTTGGTCATCCTGATTTCCTACATGCCCATCATCAAGGCCATTTTGAGAGTGAAGTCTTCAAGTGGCAGGGCCAAGACTTTCTCCACATGTGCCTCTCACCTCACTGCTGTGGCCATTTTCTTTGGGACTCTCATCTTCATGTATCTGAGGAGTGGCTCAGGCAAATCCCTGGAGGAAGACAAGGTTGTGTCTGTGTTCTACACTGTGGTCATCCCCATGCTCAACCCTCTGATCTACAGCCTGAGAAACAAGGATGTGAAGGTAGCATTCAAAAAGGTCACTGGTAGATTCCAGGGGTCCCAGAGCATGTAGATCTGAGTGAGAAGAATTCTCCCCTTGgtccattttctttccatatcAATATATCTAGTAGGCACCAGCACTATATGCAACTTGTACCTACAAACAGAGAAAAGGTAGACACGTGCCACTGTGGCACACAAGAAAAACTGCAAATGTGGTAAAATTTGTCTCCAGCAATCCAACAgtactttctttttcaattcctctcccacctccagtcCATTCCTTAGCTCCCAAAAGTCTTATGCTGCACTCTGACATCGTTACCTGTAGAATCTTCAAGACACTTAACAATGCCTGATACACAGGTTTGGTGTTTTTCCCCTGcccccattagaatgtaagtttcatgaagcaaaaactgtcTGCTATTTTTAGCATATCTCATGActcacagtagatgctcaataaatatctgttgaaaaacagaaagaagatataaatgaaTAGGATTTCCGTTTCCAGAAATACAATGGACTTGGATTTTCTAATCAACCTTGCCCCTGAAAAACaggtgaaatataaataaaaaggtaaagaGATACTAAGAAATCCAAGGTTAAAACCCAAGGGAAAATCTGAACCTTAAGAAGTAAGCAGTGTCTTGAAGCTGTTGGCCATCAAGAATATCTCCCTGTGAGGACATTTTTGTTGGTGATGGTGTCaatgagtcaattccaactcccaGCCATCTTGTGTACAGCAGACCGTAACCCAGCCATTCTGGTTGTTTTGCGCCATCCTCTTACCTTCTCGTGGTGTATCAGGcaatgctctgctgttattcatagagttttcatagccaattttttctgaagtgggtggccaggtccttcttcctagcctgtcatagtctggaagctccactgaaacctgttcaCCATTGGttactctgctggtatttgaaataccagtggcatagctttcaactTCATGGCAAAATGCAGCCACCACAGTCTGACCACCAACAGGCAGGTGATGTGgatccctgactgggaaatgaacccaggccatggcagtgagagcacagAATCagaaccactagaccaccaggcctggCATGAGGGTAtattagttgtctattgctgttaacttggtagcttaaagcaaacatttactatcacacagtttctgtgggtcaggaatccaggcacgGGTTAGTTAGATGGCTCTGACTCAGGGTCGCTCACAAAGCTGTAATTAAGATATTGGCCAGGGATACAGTCATCTTGAGGTCAACTGAGGGGAGATCCACTCCCAAGATCGCTCACATGACTGCTGGCAGGCATCGAGTCCTTTTCAGCTGTTGACCAAATATGTCAGTTCCTTGCTACATGGTCCTCTCCTTAGGGCAACTCACATTATGATGGCTGATCTTCATGAACGAATCCCAAAGACGGACACAACAGTCTTTTCAGAACCTAATCTCAGATGCAACATcccaccacattttatttactaaaggTAAGTCACCAAATCTAGGCCATACTCAAAGGTAACCATAACATGAGGGCAGAAGATGGCCCCAAAGTTTCTGGAATATGAAACACTCAAAACTCTTGGGTAGAGGAGAGACCCTataggatgaaaaaaaaaataaaatatatatatatatatatatgagatttaATATCCTTCTAATCTTGACATAAAATGAACTGATACAGATTTATGTAATTTAGAAAACGTTAACAAGGATGTGTGGTATTTCTTGCTCCTGTACACAGTACACACATACCTATGACTCCAAGCCTATACCCATCCACAAGACATGAGACCTCTCTTCCATTCACTCAGTCCCTTTGTTAGTCCTTTAGTTTtccctttccttgcttttttttaaattaacgcTCATGTAGAAGGTTATTGGTAATTATTTATATAGGTCTTTTTACTGGGAA
It encodes:
- the LOC124229512 gene encoding olfactory receptor 9I1, translating into MAKNNLTTVTEFILMGFTDYSKLEIPLFVMFLSFYVVTLLGNVGMIILIQVDVQLHTPMYFFLSHLSLLDACYTSVITPQILATLPTGKIVISYSQCAAQFFFFTICAGTECFLLAVMAYDRYVAISNPLLYTVVMNPRICWSLVLGAYVCGMLGAILRTTCTFTLPFCDNNKINFFFCDVPPLLKLACSDTTNSEIVIVFFGNFVILANALVILISYMPIIKAILRVKSSSGRAKTFSTCASHLTAVAIFFGTLIFMYLRSGSGKSLEEDKVVSVFYTVVIPMLNPLIYSLRNKDVKVAFKKVTGRFQGSQSM